GCGATGGCTTCCAGGTGGTTGAGGTTCATCTTCCAGTTGCCCGCGATGAGGGGCTGGCGCGCGGCCATCAGTCCTCCAGCACCTTCACGCCGGGGAGCTCCTTGCCCTCCAGGAACTCCAGGGAGGCCCCACCACCGGTGGAGATGTGCGAGAAGCCGTCCTCGGGCAGGCCCAGGGCGCGCACGGCCGCGGCGGAGTCGCCGCCGCCGACCACGGTGAACGCGTCGCTCTTGACCAGGGCCTCGGCCACGGCGCGGGTGCCGCCGGAGAACGCCTCGAACTCGAACACGCCCATGGGGCCGTTCCAGAACACGGTCCTGGCGTCGGCCAGCTTGCCGGCGAACAGCTCGCGGGTCTCGGGGCCGATGTCGAGGCCCTCCCGGTCGGCCGGGATGGCGTCGGTGCGCACGACCTCGTAGGACGCGTCGGCGGCGAAGCCGGTGGCCGCGAGCACGTCGACGGGGAGCACGAGCTCGACGCCGCGCTCCTCGGCCTCCTTGAGGAAGCCGGCGACCTGCTCCAGCTGGTCCTCCTGGAGCAGCGAGTTGCCGACCTCGTGGCCCTGGGCCTTGAGGAAGGTGTAGGCCATGCCGCCGCCGACGAGGAGCCGGTCGACCTTGCCGAGCAGGTTCTTGATGACGCCGAGCTTGTCGGAGACCTTGGCGCCGCCGAGGACCACGACGTAGGGGCGCTGGAGGTCTTCGGTGAGCTTGTGCAGCACCTCGACCTCGGCCAGCACGAGGCGGCCGGCGTAGTGGGGCAGCTTCGCGGCCACGTCGTAGACGGATGCCTGCTTGCGGTGCACCACGCCGAAGCCGTCGGAGACGAACGCGTCGGCCTTGGCGGCCAGCTCGTCGGCGAGGGCGGCGCGCTCGGCGTCGTCCTTGCTGGTCTCGCGCGGGTCGAAGCGGATGTTCTCCAGCAGGACCACGGAGCCGTCGCCGGCGGTCTCGGTGCCGATGGCCACGTCCTGGCCGAGCAGCTCGCCGAGGCGGGCCGCGACGGGCGCGAGGGAGAACTTCGGGTCGGGCTCGCCCTTGGGGCGGCCCAGGTGGGCGGCGACCAGGACGCGGGCGCCGGCGTCGACCAGCGCCTTGATGGTGGGCACCGACGCGCGCACGCGGCCGTCGTCGGTGATGCGGTCGCCGTCGAGGGGGACGTTCAGGTCGGCGCGCACCAGCACGCGCCGACCCGACACACCCTCGCTGAGCAGGTCGTCGAGAGTCTTCACAGCGAGTGTCCCGTACCGCTCAGAGCTTGCTGGCGACGAGGTTGACCAGGTCGGCGAGGCGGTTGGAGTAGCCCCACTCGTTGTCGTACCAGCCGACGACCTTGACCTGGTTGCCGATGACCTTGGTCAGCGGCGCGTCGTAGATGCAGGACGCCGGGTCGGTGACGATGTCGGCCGACACGATCGGGTCGGTGTTGTAGCGCAGGTAGCCCTTGAGCGGGCCCTCGGCGGCGGCCTGGTAGGCGGCGTTGACCTCGTCCAGGGTGACGTCGCGGCCGACGGTCACGGTCAGGTCGGTGGCCGAGCCGGTGGGCACGGGCACGCGCAGGGCGTAGCCGTCGAGCTTGCCGTTGAGCTCGGGCAGCACGAGGCCGATGGCCTTGGCGGCGCCGGTGCTGGTGGGCACGATGTTCAGCGCGGCGGCGCGGGCGCGGCGCAGGTCCTTGTGCGGCGCGTCCTGCAGGTTCTGGTCCTGCGTGTAGGCGTGGATGGTGGTCATCAGGCCGCGCTCGATGGTGAAGCTGTCGTGCAGCACCTTGGCCAGCGGGGCCAGGCAGTTCGTGGTGCACGAGGCGTTCGAGATGACGGTCTGCGAGCCGTCGTACTGGCCCTCGTTGGCGCCAAGCACGACGGTCAGGTCCTCGTTCTTGGCCGGGGCCGAGATGATGACCTTCTTCGCGCCGCCCTCGTCGACGTGCTTGCGCGCGACGGTGGCGTCGGTGAAGAACCCGGTCGACTCGACGACGACGTCGACGCCGAGGTCCTTCCACGGCAGCTTGCCCGGGTCGCGCTCGGCCAGGGCCTTGATGACCTTGCCGTCGACCGCGATGCCCTCGTCGGTCACGGTGACCTCGGCGTTGAGCCGGCCGAGGATGGAGTCGTACTTGAGCAGGTGGGCCATCGTCTTGACGTCACCGAGGTCGTTGAAGGCGACGATCTCGATGTCGTGCCCGCTGGCCTGAACGGCGCGCCAGAAGTTGCGGCCGATGCGGCCGAACCCGTTGACACCTACGCGAACCGTCACGGTGAGTCTCCTCGATCTCGACTGGCGAAAGGACACCAGAGGCGTTCAGTCGTGGGCTGGACCAGGCAGCCGTGGTCAGCCTAGCCTCCGCGCTGAGGCCCTGGTCACTCGCATCACCAGCATCTCTTTATCGAGCAAGAAAATCCAGCTCGACGGTCTTGTTACCGCGAAGTAACAGGAGCAACGCCCGATCTCCCTCACGGGGCGCCGCGCCCGCGCCCCGCCGACCGAGGTGCGGTGACCGCCGCACCCTGCGCCGCCCGACCGGGGTGACACACCGTGTCCGACCGGGCAGTACGAGGTGTTCGGCCGTATGACATGCGATGTTCGAACGGATGACAGGCGTGGTTCGAACGCTTCGTGGATCACGGAACGTCAACAAGCGGGCAACAGACACCCAATCGCTCTACAAGAGGACCTC
This portion of the Saccharothrix syringae genome encodes:
- a CDS encoding phosphoglycerate kinase: MKTLDDLLSEGVSGRRVLVRADLNVPLDGDRITDDGRVRASVPTIKALVDAGARVLVAAHLGRPKGEPDPKFSLAPVAARLGELLGQDVAIGTETAGDGSVVLLENIRFDPRETSKDDAERAALADELAAKADAFVSDGFGVVHRKQASVYDVAAKLPHYAGRLVLAEVEVLHKLTEDLQRPYVVVLGGAKVSDKLGVIKNLLGKVDRLLVGGGMAYTFLKAQGHEVGNSLLQEDQLEQVAGFLKEAEERGVELVLPVDVLAATGFAADASYEVVRTDAIPADREGLDIGPETRELFAGKLADARTVFWNGPMGVFEFEAFSGGTRAVAEALVKSDAFTVVGGGDSAAAVRALGLPEDGFSHISTGGGASLEFLEGKELPGVKVLED
- the gap gene encoding type I glyceraldehyde-3-phosphate dehydrogenase, with amino-acid sequence MTVRVGVNGFGRIGRNFWRAVQASGHDIEIVAFNDLGDVKTMAHLLKYDSILGRLNAEVTVTDEGIAVDGKVIKALAERDPGKLPWKDLGVDVVVESTGFFTDATVARKHVDEGGAKKVIISAPAKNEDLTVVLGANEGQYDGSQTVISNASCTTNCLAPLAKVLHDSFTIERGLMTTIHAYTQDQNLQDAPHKDLRRARAAALNIVPTSTGAAKAIGLVLPELNGKLDGYALRVPVPTGSATDLTVTVGRDVTLDEVNAAYQAAAEGPLKGYLRYNTDPIVSADIVTDPASCIYDAPLTKVIGNQVKVVGWYDNEWGYSNRLADLVNLVASKL